The following are from one region of the Stanieria cyanosphaera PCC 7437 genome:
- a CDS encoding glycosyltransferase yields the protein MKINWFCPLPPEKTDIAHYTARILKELSQRAEITLWTDKQVWLPELEEYGRVIHYHPEHLSDSDFKNADVNIYHIGNNQEFHGSIWQVSRRYPGIVVIHDVNLHYLFTCLYPRYLEEGTADRNAYVELMLNSHGVHCQQDLNKFFAGKLDWSTIAERYPLTFAAVENALGVIVHTQDAYNIFTKDRRCKCPVLYSPLPYPATPIQSVSRDETISRPPYRLIVFGYLGGLYRRVQSVLEALGGMAAKNAFHLDIYGQIWDEDYIRGLIQKFGLENEVTLHGYVEETELDQAMANADLAFNLRYPTGGEASGSQMRIWSHGLPSLVTRIGWYAELPEDAVVFVSHDREIADLKEQLRNFLNNPAKFAQIGQKGQQVLAKQHHPDFYSRKVVEFAKVVGFSWQVNQSRLSLAVASSPQVSVIIPTYNCSRYLKKAIASVLEQTYTDYELIVVDDGSTDNTQAVLQPLRDRIRYTSFQHNQGISVARNRGIEIARGNLITFLDADNWLLPHALEVQVNYFAHRANVGIINSGFNMINNQGEILREIKPWLQYPELNLATWLTLKPMLANTIMVRREWLEWAGGLDTNFPYADDLNLIFRLALMNCQAAWLPEITVCCRQPNKDFIHHTPKKAKYTEIALKNVFNQGNLPQPVKSCKKQILYQSFVWLAWNLYQTGNSHEEAEYLQKSLEFTDDKPEEIIFNWVEHFNNFAFDYGYDFDAYEFSSQPEWKQLLRSILI from the coding sequence ATGAAAATTAATTGGTTTTGCCCCCTCCCACCTGAAAAAACTGATATCGCTCACTATACGGCTAGGATTCTCAAAGAATTAAGTCAAAGAGCAGAAATTACTCTCTGGACTGATAAGCAAGTTTGGTTACCAGAATTAGAAGAGTATGGGCGAGTCATTCATTATCATCCTGAGCATTTATCTGATTCAGATTTCAAGAATGCTGATGTCAATATTTATCACATTGGTAATAATCAAGAATTTCATGGTTCGATTTGGCAAGTAAGTCGTCGTTATCCAGGAATTGTGGTTATTCACGATGTCAATTTGCATTATTTATTTACTTGTTTGTATCCTCGGTATTTAGAAGAAGGTACTGCGGATCGCAATGCTTATGTAGAATTAATGCTCAATAGTCATGGTGTCCATTGCCAACAAGATTTAAATAAATTTTTTGCTGGTAAACTAGATTGGAGTACGATCGCAGAACGTTATCCTCTTACTTTTGCAGCCGTAGAAAATGCTTTGGGGGTAATTGTTCACACTCAAGACGCTTACAATATTTTTACCAAAGATCGTAGATGTAAATGTCCTGTACTTTATTCTCCCTTACCTTATCCAGCTACTCCAATTCAGTCTGTCAGTAGAGATGAAACTATTTCTCGTCCTCCCTATCGTCTGATTGTGTTTGGATATTTGGGAGGGTTGTACCGTCGCGTACAGTCGGTATTAGAAGCTTTGGGAGGAATGGCAGCAAAAAATGCCTTTCATCTAGATATTTATGGACAAATTTGGGATGAAGACTATATTCGGGGACTAATCCAAAAATTTGGTTTAGAAAATGAGGTTACTCTTCATGGTTATGTGGAAGAAACAGAATTAGATCAAGCAATGGCTAACGCAGATCTGGCTTTCAATTTGCGTTATCCTACTGGAGGGGAAGCTTCTGGAAGTCAAATGCGGATTTGGAGTCATGGACTTCCTAGTTTAGTAACTCGGATTGGTTGGTACGCAGAGTTACCAGAAGATGCGGTGGTTTTTGTGAGTCATGACCGCGAAATTGCTGATTTAAAAGAACAATTACGCAATTTTTTGAACAATCCTGCTAAATTTGCTCAAATCGGTCAAAAAGGTCAACAGGTTTTAGCCAAACAACACCATCCTGATTTTTATAGCCGTAAAGTGGTGGAATTTGCTAAGGTAGTTGGTTTTTCTTGGCAAGTTAACCAATCCAGACTCAGTTTAGCTGTTGCTTCATCTCCTCAAGTTAGTGTAATTATTCCTACTTACAATTGTAGTCGTTATTTGAAAAAAGCGATCGCAAGTGTTTTGGAGCAAACCTACACTGATTATGAGTTAATTGTAGTCGATGATGGTTCGACGGATAATACTCAAGCAGTTTTACAACCACTACGCGATCGCATACGTTATACTAGCTTCCAACATAATCAAGGAATCTCGGTAGCACGCAATCGAGGCATTGAAATTGCTAGAGGAAATTTAATTACTTTTCTTGATGCTGATAATTGGTTATTACCTCATGCTTTGGAAGTACAAGTCAATTATTTTGCCCACCGTGCCAATGTGGGGATAATTAATAGTGGATTTAATATGATTAATAATCAAGGTGAAATCTTGAGAGAAATTAAACCTTGGTTACAATATCCTGAATTAAATTTAGCAACTTGGCTAACTCTTAAACCTATGTTAGCTAATACCATTATGGTGAGACGCGAATGGTTAGAATGGGCTGGAGGTTTAGATACAAATTTCCCTTACGCGGATGATCTTAATTTGATTTTTCGTTTGGCTTTGATGAATTGTCAAGCAGCTTGGTTACCTGAAATAACTGTATGTTGTCGTCAACCGAATAAAGATTTTATTCATCATACTCCTAAGAAAGCTAAATACACTGAAATAGCACTTAAAAATGTATTTAACCAAGGAAATTTACCTCAACCAGTGAAATCTTGTAAAAAACAAATTTTGTATCAAAGTTTCGTTTGGTTAGCTTGGAACTTATATCAAACTGGAAACAGTCATGAAGAAGCCGAATATTTACAAAAATCTCTAGAGTTTACTGATGATAAACCTGAAGAAATCATCTTTAATTGGGTAGAACATTTTAATAATTTTGCCTTCGATTATGGCTATGATTTTGATGCTTATGAATTTAGTAGCCAACCCGAATGGAAACAACTTTTACGTTCTATCCTAATTTAA
- a CDS encoding WcbI family polysaccharide biosynthesis putative acetyltransferase — MQESKKKLCLIYANCQRDLIKSHLELSEEVLANYQFVSIPYHFKAIQNNFVIPEEILTKTGLFIYQPIADTYGQQSTASIISRLPANCHKISFPYIYFKGYHPQFTKLDSQNLQQRFINDGSNLNDANIIRLVKQGYTNEEIIQLIRDKNFYTSEFLQHNVNQTLQELSQREQVTDIKIVDFIRRHYQQHYLFYIPAHPSNLIGLKVTNQILAKLNFNLLINAHPEEQLATFKIPIYPSVINHLNLHFISDSTKYKPLALLNDELDFNTCSQQYIESYRRVLAEEKQAITNNLSLSTTSIKSVNNSPFRISVIGGSNSLMRNGYTKYLSDHLAQAIERPVILNYFALGGVTNLFGAIQNIRNNVPQKSDLILFEYCVNDRKAINQGKYSIKLAGRALEGFIRRSKTINPNCRIIILIFGTNSSDYYDNCCQVSALYEAIAKRYEIPVINISEILLKTEGIKFIKSLYEPKDNAHYSKEKGVQIVSQIITQEIINRSLLSQPIRKLEDCYRIYANNLQYLKFTRKFQPQSLCGNYEQSVFKNSLFNESIYTLKQGSTLRLNLKGQLLGLIIKSDWYDGFFQVKFGEQSLVTSSFSEWVQSPESANLNLITLPYQKFSFSKEPQSLSISVCPNPPEKFELDWHKVLPQVSPANWKLSIAGIAYLGEII, encoded by the coding sequence ATGCAAGAAAGCAAAAAAAAACTTTGTTTAATATATGCTAACTGTCAAAGAGATCTGATCAAATCTCATTTAGAACTCTCTGAAGAAGTGCTAGCTAATTATCAGTTTGTTAGTATTCCTTATCATTTTAAGGCGATTCAGAATAACTTTGTCATCCCAGAAGAAATATTAACTAAAACTGGTTTATTTATTTATCAACCGATCGCAGATACTTACGGACAACAAAGTACAGCAAGTATTATTAGTAGATTACCAGCTAATTGTCACAAAATTTCTTTTCCTTATATTTATTTTAAAGGTTATCATCCTCAGTTTACTAAACTAGATAGTCAGAACTTACAACAAAGGTTTATTAATGATGGTTCTAATTTAAATGATGCTAATATTATTCGTTTGGTTAAGCAAGGCTACACTAATGAAGAAATTATTCAATTAATTAGAGATAAAAATTTCTACACTTCAGAATTTTTACAACATAATGTAAATCAGACTCTTCAAGAATTATCTCAAAGAGAACAAGTTACCGACATCAAAATTGTTGATTTTATCCGCCGTCATTATCAACAACATTATTTATTTTATATTCCTGCTCATCCATCTAATCTGATCGGATTAAAAGTAACCAACCAAATTTTAGCTAAACTCAATTTTAATCTTTTAATTAACGCTCATCCCGAAGAACAATTAGCAACTTTTAAAATTCCAATTTATCCTAGTGTAATTAATCATTTGAATTTACATTTTATTAGTGATAGCACTAAATATAAACCATTAGCTTTACTCAATGATGAGTTAGATTTTAATACTTGTTCGCAACAATATATAGAATCTTATCGTCGAGTTTTAGCCGAAGAAAAGCAAGCTATTACTAATAACTTATCTTTATCAACTACCTCCATAAAATCCGTGAACAATTCTCCTTTTCGTATCTCTGTGATTGGTGGCTCTAATTCTCTGATGAGAAACGGTTACACTAAATATTTATCTGATCATCTTGCTCAAGCTATCGAACGTCCAGTTATCCTTAATTATTTTGCCTTGGGAGGAGTTACAAATCTTTTTGGAGCAATTCAAAATATCAGAAATAATGTTCCTCAAAAAAGTGATTTAATTTTGTTTGAATATTGTGTTAACGACCGTAAAGCAATTAATCAAGGTAAATATTCGATTAAATTGGCGGGTAGAGCTTTAGAAGGTTTTATTAGAAGAAGCAAAACAATTAATCCTAATTGTCGGATTATTATTTTAATTTTTGGTACTAATAGTTCTGATTACTATGATAATTGTTGCCAGGTATCAGCTTTATATGAAGCGATCGCAAAACGGTATGAGATTCCTGTAATTAATATCTCGGAAATTTTATTAAAAACTGAAGGAATAAAATTTATTAAATCTTTGTATGAACCTAAAGATAATGCTCATTACTCTAAAGAAAAAGGAGTACAAATAGTTTCACAAATTATTACCCAAGAAATTATCAACAGAAGTTTGTTATCTCAACCAATTCGTAAGTTAGAAGATTGCTATCGGATTTATGCTAATAACTTACAATACTTAAAATTTACCAGGAAGTTCCAACCACAATCTTTATGTGGTAATTACGAACAATCAGTGTTCAAAAATAGTTTGTTTAATGAATCAATTTACACCTTAAAACAAGGCTCAACTCTGAGGCTAAATCTTAAAGGACAACTTTTAGGATTAATTATTAAATCTGATTGGTATGATGGTTTTTTTCAAGTTAAATTTGGTGAACAAAGTCTTGTTACTAGTTCTTTTTCAGAATGGGTTCAATCACCAGAATCAGCCAATCTTAATTTAATTACTTTACCTTACCAAAAATTTTCTTTCTCCAAAGAACCTCAATCTTTATCTATTTCTGTGTGTCCAAACCCACCAGAGAAATTTGAGTTAGATTGGCATAAAGTACTACCTCAAGTATCACCTGCTAACTGGAAATTAAGTATAGCTGGAATTGCTTATTTAGGAGAAATAATTTAA
- a CDS encoding WGxxGxxG family protein gives MKNIKLSKLLAASAIATSLAVVPMVSVQAQTQVPPTQEGYVQEDNNFDWGWLGLLGLIGLAGLAGKNKRHNNTVYNDPTRTTTTDYR, from the coding sequence ATGAAGAATATTAAATTATCTAAATTGCTCGCAGCTAGCGCGATCGCAACTAGTTTAGCTGTTGTACCGATGGTTTCTGTTCAAGCTCAAACTCAAGTTCCCCCTACTCAAGAGGGATACGTACAGGAAGATAATAATTTTGATTGGGGTTGGCTTGGATTACTAGGTCTAATTGGACTAGCTGGTCTAGCTGGTAAAAATAAACGCCACAATAATACAGTATATAACGACCCTACTAGAACAACAACTACTGATTATCGCTAA
- the modA gene encoding molybdate ABC transporter substrate-binding protein codes for MKIKRQYFFLSGLVGLLVAFSGLFLNQSFSSSASQILLAQRPVTLTVSAAADLNYVFKEIGALWEKETGNKVTFNFGSTGQLAQQIERGAPVDLFAAANKSYIEDLDKEGLIVSDTKAVYGRGRITVWTREDSKLNPKDIRELTKPEYKRVAIANPDHAPYGIAAREAFQTVGIWDAIKPKLVLGENIAQTQQYAETGNVDVGIVALSLSVNRPGKWELIPENLHQPIDQMLAVVKKSKYQTQAREFAQYINGPTGRPLMKKYGFVLPEEKAN; via the coding sequence ATGAAAATCAAAAGACAATATTTTTTCTTGTCCGGCTTAGTGGGACTTTTGGTTGCATTCAGTGGATTATTTCTTAACCAATCATTTTCGTCTTCAGCATCACAGATACTATTAGCTCAAAGACCAGTCACACTGACCGTATCTGCAGCAGCCGACCTCAACTATGTGTTTAAAGAAATCGGTGCTTTATGGGAGAAAGAAACAGGAAACAAAGTCACCTTTAACTTTGGTTCTACAGGACAACTAGCGCAACAAATAGAACGTGGTGCGCCTGTAGATTTATTTGCTGCTGCTAACAAGTCATACATTGAAGACCTTGACAAAGAAGGATTAATCGTATCCGACACAAAAGCTGTGTATGGTAGAGGACGAATTACTGTCTGGACAAGAGAAGATAGTAAACTCAATCCCAAAGACATTCGAGAGTTAACCAAACCGGAATATAAAAGAGTAGCGATCGCTAATCCCGATCATGCTCCCTACGGTATCGCTGCTAGAGAAGCATTTCAGACAGTAGGTATCTGGGATGCAATCAAGCCGAAACTGGTACTCGGTGAAAACATCGCCCAAACTCAACAATATGCGGAAACTGGCAATGTTGATGTTGGTATCGTGGCTTTATCTTTAAGCGTCAATAGACCAGGAAAATGGGAGCTAATTCCCGAAAATCTACATCAACCCATTGACCAAATGTTAGCTGTAGTCAAAAAGAGTAAGTATCAGACACAAGCCCGAGAGTTTGCCCAATATATTAACGGGCCGACAGGCAGACCATTGATGAAGAAATATGGTTTTGTTTTACCCGAGGAGAAAGCAAATTAA
- the modB gene encoding molybdate ABC transporter permease subunit, translating into MDWFPYILSLQVTALATVLLLVFGLGIAIFLARVRFRGELIISTVLNLPLVLPPSVIGFYLLLALGRGSPILEWFGIDILFTWQAAAIASAIVALPLIVEAARAAILDVNPELEAAARTLGDSEIKVLWRVTLPLARSGILAGFILAVARALGEFGATLMVAGNIPERTQTLPLAIYDAVQNQEYGKANLMVLVMTFWAFLLLLWARSLEQRRQKRSTEKIIKTKNAAFSRHSQTTSQLSSRSEI; encoded by the coding sequence ATGGATTGGTTTCCTTATATATTATCATTGCAAGTCACCGCACTAGCTACAGTATTGCTGTTAGTTTTTGGACTGGGAATAGCAATTTTTTTAGCTCGTGTCCGTTTCAGAGGTGAATTAATCATATCGACAGTGCTGAACTTGCCTTTGGTACTACCTCCTAGCGTGATTGGTTTTTACCTATTGCTAGCTTTAGGTCGAGGTAGCCCGATACTGGAATGGTTTGGGATCGATATTTTATTCACATGGCAAGCAGCAGCGATCGCTAGTGCCATAGTTGCGTTGCCCCTAATTGTCGAAGCAGCCAGAGCCGCCATTTTAGATGTCAATCCGGAATTAGAAGCAGCAGCCCGTACTCTGGGAGACTCGGAAATTAAGGTGTTATGGCGAGTCACACTACCTTTGGCTCGTTCGGGAATTTTGGCAGGCTTTATCTTAGCAGTCGCCAGAGCTTTAGGTGAATTCGGTGCAACCTTAATGGTGGCAGGAAATATCCCCGAACGCACCCAAACCTTACCCCTGGCTATTTATGATGCTGTGCAGAACCAAGAGTATGGTAAAGCCAACTTGATGGTACTGGTGATGACTTTTTGGGCATTTCTGTTGCTGTTATGGGCGCGTAGCCTGGAACAGCGTAGACAAAAGCGTTCTACTGAGAAAATAATCAAAACTAAGAATGCAGCTTTTAGTAGACATTCACAAACAACTAGCCAGTTATCCTCTAGAAGTGAAATTTAA
- a CDS encoding sulfate/molybdate ABC transporter ATP-binding protein encodes MQLLVDIHKQLASYPLEVKFNLEGRVLGILGSSGSGKSMTLRCIAGLETPKRGRIVVNGRVLFDSSQRINLPIRLRRVGIVFQNYALFPHLTVAENITYGLQNLSSAERQHRLAEQIAKLQLSGLENRYPQQLSGGQQQRVALARALAVEPEVLLLDEPFSALDTHLRHQLQEQLIETLSSYQGVTLFVTHNLEEAYEICEHLLVISQGQAIAYEQKQSIFERPATYTVAQLTGCKNFSLAKAISPTQVEAKDWGCTLKVIEPIPQSLAYVGIRAHHLTFPNEPNTENTFLCWLAHTRETPHRMTLYLKLHTLPTQPNDYHIQAEVFKEKWSTIKDRPFPWYVKLDPLKLCLMQS; translated from the coding sequence ATGCAGCTTTTAGTAGACATTCACAAACAACTAGCCAGTTATCCTCTAGAAGTGAAATTTAATCTAGAGGGGCGAGTGCTGGGAATATTGGGTAGTTCTGGTTCTGGCAAAAGCATGACTTTACGTTGTATTGCGGGGCTTGAAACTCCTAAGCGGGGTCGCATTGTCGTTAATGGAAGGGTTTTGTTTGATTCATCCCAACGAATTAACCTGCCAATTCGCTTACGCCGTGTGGGGATTGTCTTTCAAAACTACGCCCTATTTCCCCATTTGACAGTTGCCGAAAATATTACCTATGGGTTACAAAATTTGTCGAGTGCAGAACGTCAGCACCGCTTGGCAGAACAAATAGCCAAATTACAACTGTCTGGCCTAGAGAATCGCTATCCACAGCAGCTATCTGGCGGACAACAGCAGCGCGTAGCTTTAGCAAGGGCTTTAGCAGTAGAACCAGAAGTATTACTGTTAGATGAACCCTTCTCGGCTCTCGATACTCACCTGCGACACCAACTGCAAGAACAACTGATTGAGACATTGAGTAGCTATCAAGGGGTGACGCTATTTGTTACCCATAATTTAGAAGAAGCCTATGAGATTTGTGAACATCTGTTAGTTATTTCCCAAGGGCAGGCGATCGCTTACGAGCAAAAACAATCTATTTTCGAGCGTCCAGCTACTTACACAGTTGCCCAACTAACTGGCTGTAAAAACTTCTCTCTAGCCAAAGCAATTTCCCCCACCCAAGTAGAAGCCAAGGACTGGGGCTGTACTCTCAAAGTCATCGAACCAATTCCTCAATCATTGGCATATGTAGGAATTCGCGCCCATCATCTTACCTTTCCCAATGAACCCAACACTGAAAATACCTTCCTCTGTTGGTTGGCTCACACCAGAGAAACACCCCATAGAATGACGCTTTATCTCAAGCTACACACTCTACCAACTCAACCAAACGATTACCACATCCAAGCCGAAGTATTTAAAGAAAAATGGTCAACTATCAAAGACCGTCCTTTTCCTTGGTATGTCAAGTTAGATCCACTCAAGCTGTGTTTAATGCAATCATAA
- a CDS encoding arsenic resistance protein yields MPLFEKVQPFLVLLSVFVGLALAQIGWVANIAPKIIVPLLALMLYATFLPIPLKGLGRGLRNFKVTSTSLIINFFWTPIFTWINGYLFLSDSPDLRVGLIMLMVTPCTDWYLVFTGVARGDVALATALLPLNLVLQVILLPVYLLIFAGTLVEINLMELFESLFWVLFLPLLVATISRQFILRWQGVVAKMAIFQVICLNLAIATIFASQGKVVIQHPEFIFQLFIPVVLFFVVNFVLGQVIGRYLKFSYPEVACLSCTTLARNSPLSIAIAASAFPHRPLIALVLVIGPLIELPVMVLISQLLLLMRRRGQWQQ; encoded by the coding sequence ATGCCATTATTTGAGAAGGTACAGCCATTTTTAGTACTGCTTTCAGTTTTTGTAGGATTGGCATTAGCTCAGATAGGATGGGTTGCGAATATAGCCCCAAAGATAATTGTGCCGTTATTGGCTTTGATGCTGTATGCAACTTTCTTACCAATACCTTTAAAGGGCTTGGGACGAGGGTTACGAAATTTTAAAGTGACATCAACAAGCCTGATCATTAACTTTTTCTGGACTCCCATCTTCACTTGGATTAATGGTTATCTATTTTTGTCAGATAGCCCCGATTTGAGGGTGGGGCTAATTATGTTGATGGTTACACCTTGTACTGATTGGTATCTTGTGTTTACAGGTGTTGCCCGTGGAGATGTGGCTTTAGCAACTGCTTTACTGCCACTAAATTTAGTGTTGCAAGTTATTTTGCTACCAGTGTATCTATTGATTTTTGCCGGGACATTGGTAGAAATCAACCTAATGGAACTTTTTGAGAGTTTGTTTTGGGTATTATTTTTACCTTTGTTGGTAGCAACCATTTCCCGACAATTCATCCTCAGATGGCAAGGTGTGGTTGCAAAGATGGCAATATTTCAAGTAATCTGCCTTAATTTAGCGATCGCTACTATCTTCGCTTCACAAGGAAAGGTAGTCATACAGCATCCAGAATTCATATTTCAACTGTTTATCCCTGTTGTTCTGTTCTTCGTGGTTAATTTTGTCTTAGGTCAAGTGATAGGACGTTACTTAAAGTTTTCCTACCCAGAGGTTGCTTGTCTTAGCTGCACCACTTTGGCTCGTAATTCCCCACTGTCCATAGCAATTGCTGCTTCTGCATTTCCCCATCGTCCTTTAATTGCGCTTGTCTTAGTCATTGGCCCCTTGATTGAGTTACCAGTTATGGTTTTAATTTCTCAGCTACTACTGCTGATGCGACGGCGAGGGCAATGGCAGCAGTAA
- a CDS encoding MFS transporter, with translation MAQGTSNKSALKFVVILGIVSLCADATYEGARSITGAYLGVLGASGFVVGLVAGLGELIGYCFRLFIGYLSDQTRKYWRITTIGYALNTAVVPLLALAGSWQVAAALMIGERTGKAIRTPPRDVLLSHAALRLGGGFGFGLHEALDQIGAVMGPLAVATVVYLQGEYRGGFAILIVPAVVGMIVLLVGQRIYPNPRDFEHQIPTLADKGLPQRFWIYLGAVAFLAAGFADFPLIAYHFQTQAIATGNTIPLLYALAMGVDGIAALIFGRLFDRFGISILIFAAVLSSMFAPLVFFGNINLAILGMVLWGIGMGAQESILKAAVAAMVPIEKRGSAFGIFNTGYGVSWFLGSALMGILYDRSVSTLILFSVIIQLAAIPILLLVNRSGSRN, from the coding sequence ATGGCACAGGGTACATCTAATAAATCTGCTCTCAAATTTGTAGTGATCTTAGGTATAGTTAGCCTCTGTGCTGATGCTACCTATGAGGGTGCAAGAAGCATTACAGGTGCGTATTTAGGAGTTTTAGGGGCTAGTGGTTTTGTCGTCGGGCTAGTAGCAGGTTTAGGAGAATTAATCGGCTATTGTTTTCGTCTTTTTATTGGCTATCTCAGCGACCAAACCCGTAAATATTGGCGAATTACCACAATTGGTTATGCGCTCAATACGGCAGTTGTACCACTCTTAGCCTTAGCAGGAAGTTGGCAAGTCGCTGCGGCATTGATGATTGGTGAACGCACTGGTAAAGCAATTCGCACTCCACCTAGAGATGTGCTACTGTCCCACGCGGCTTTGAGACTGGGAGGCGGTTTTGGTTTTGGCTTGCACGAAGCACTTGACCAAATTGGTGCAGTGATGGGGCCACTGGCTGTGGCGACGGTGGTTTATCTTCAGGGTGAATATCGGGGCGGTTTTGCAATTCTTATCGTACCTGCTGTAGTTGGGATGATTGTGCTTTTGGTAGGGCAGAGAATTTACCCGAATCCCCGTGATTTTGAACACCAAATTCCTACATTAGCGGACAAAGGACTACCTCAAAGATTCTGGATTTATTTAGGGGCTGTAGCATTCCTGGCCGCAGGCTTTGCTGATTTTCCATTAATTGCTTATCACTTTCAAACTCAAGCGATCGCCACAGGCAATACAATTCCCCTACTATATGCTTTGGCAATGGGGGTTGATGGGATTGCCGCACTGATATTTGGACGTTTATTTGACCGCTTTGGCATATCTATCCTAATTTTTGCGGCTGTTTTGTCTTCAATGTTTGCACCCTTAGTCTTTTTCGGCAACATCAATTTAGCAATATTGGGAATGGTCTTGTGGGGGATAGGGATGGGAGCGCAAGAATCAATTTTGAAAGCAGCAGTGGCAGCAATGGTGCCAATTGAAAAACGTGGCTCTGCTTTTGGCATATTTAACACAGGCTATGGTGTGTCTTGGTTTTTAGGTAGTGCTTTGATGGGAATTTTATACGATAGGTCAGTGAGTACTCTAATTCTTTTTTCAGTCATCATTCAGCTTGCTGCCATTCCGATTCTGCTGCTTGTTAATAGGAGTGGATCGAGAAATTAA
- a CDS encoding substrate-binding domain-containing protein, with protein sequence MKQEVLRNNLKQIRTRLGMNQQDLANLAGVTRQTISGVESGQYAPSTTISLRLAKALGYQVEDLFWLEEDLPEIEAVPAQNLPVGQDLRVILARVGGQWVAHPLIGKDAFRTEMIPADGAANHLSLMDTVLVKLLDDPKKLYNTVVLAGCSPALSLWARAAERWHPELRVHFTFANSMIALERLYRGEIHIAGMHLYCPQTGEHNTPFVHRVLKDKAAVLINLGVWEEGLLVQQGNPKQLKTIADLAQPGVTIVNREQGSGSRELLDRKLKEQKISFTAVQGFDQIVSNHQDVALAVATGKADAGVSSASIATAFGLEFIPLHQSRYDLVILKQYLEEAPVQQLLGTLGHRQVISQLQALGGYDTNLTGEVVATVEAVSNGKHN encoded by the coding sequence GTGAAACAAGAAGTTCTTCGTAATAACTTAAAACAAATCAGAACCCGCTTGGGCATGAACCAGCAAGATTTGGCTAACTTAGCTGGGGTGACTCGTCAAACTATTAGCGGTGTAGAGTCAGGACAGTATGCTCCCTCGACTACAATATCCTTACGTTTGGCGAAAGCTCTTGGTTACCAAGTAGAAGACTTGTTTTGGCTAGAGGAAGATTTACCAGAAATTGAGGCTGTGCCTGCTCAAAACTTACCAGTGGGGCAGGACTTGCGAGTAATTTTGGCACGGGTAGGCGGACAATGGGTGGCGCATCCTCTAATTGGCAAAGATGCCTTTCGGACTGAGATGATTCCTGCTGATGGTGCAGCAAATCACTTGTCTTTAATGGATACCGTTCTGGTCAAACTTTTAGATGACCCCAAAAAGTTGTACAACACCGTAGTTTTGGCTGGTTGTTCCCCTGCACTCTCTCTATGGGCAAGAGCCGCCGAACGTTGGCATCCAGAATTACGGGTACACTTCACTTTCGCTAACAGTATGATTGCCTTAGAACGCTTATACCGAGGCGAAATTCACATCGCTGGGATGCATTTATACTGTCCGCAGACAGGGGAGCATAATACGCCCTTTGTGCATCGTGTATTAAAAGATAAAGCAGCAGTTCTAATTAACCTTGGTGTTTGGGAAGAAGGACTTTTGGTACAACAGGGGAATCCCAAGCAATTAAAAACCATTGCTGACTTAGCACAGCCTGGGGTGACGATAGTTAACCGCGAACAGGGTTCTGGTAGCAGGGAGTTACTAGACAGGAAACTTAAAGAGCAAAAAATATCTTTTACTGCCGTACAAGGATTTGATCAAATCGTCAGTAATCATCAAGATGTAGCATTAGCTGTAGCTACGGGAAAAGCAGATGCAGGAGTAAGTTCAGCATCTATCGCTACTGCTTTTGGGCTAGAATTTATTCCCTTACATCAGTCACGGTACGACTTGGTAATTCTCAAGCAATATTTGGAAGAAGCACCTGTACAACAACTACTCGGTACTTTGGGACATCGACAGGTGATTTCACAACTGCAAGCACTCGGTGGTTATGATACCAACTTAACTGGCGAGGTTGTAGCCACAGTAGAAGCTGTTAGTAACGGTAAGCACAATTAG